In Prochlorococcus marinus XMU1404, the following proteins share a genomic window:
- a CDS encoding FAD-binding domain-containing protein, translating to MKEINILWFKKDLRIFDNEALCEAIKDNDILPIYIIELDIWTQNTHSYRQWQFCKESLIDLRNELAEIGQPLIVRTGNVTNIFDEISLKFKIKGIYSHQETGDWLTYKRDQKVREWALSKNIIWKEFLQFSVFRGNLDRNNWSKNWLKNSEKNLLKAPLKITTINFDIGEIPSDGIFTFKRETCPGRMQGGRKKGLERMQYFFSNKLDSYSKDISSPEKSFDSCSRLSPYICWGCISLKEIFNQANISKNNNSRMLKSRLTWHCHFIQKLESEPELEFREYHPFFKNIREKNNELLYLWSLGNTGFPFIDACMRSLNFNGWINFRMRAMLMSFASYNLWLPWQDSGSELAKKFIDYEPGIHWNQCQMQSGTTSINTNRIYNPIKQGKDHDPQGKFIKKWIPELKDISHNFIHEPWLLSRFNKEEYEQINYIRPIIDIRNSTKTAKKKIQEITKKEGYWDISKEIYLKHGSRKRHRKNINNKKIVFKKKEIQYELKLDI from the coding sequence ATGAAAGAAATAAATATCTTATGGTTTAAGAAAGATTTAAGAATTTTTGACAACGAAGCTCTTTGTGAGGCTATAAAAGATAATGATATTTTACCTATTTATATTATTGAGTTAGATATTTGGACCCAAAATACTCATTCATATAGACAATGGCAATTTTGCAAAGAAAGTCTAATAGATTTAAGAAATGAACTTGCTGAGATTGGACAACCATTAATTGTTAGGACTGGAAATGTTACTAATATTTTTGATGAAATTAGTTTAAAATTTAAAATCAAGGGCATATATAGCCATCAAGAAACCGGAGATTGGCTTACTTATAAAAGAGATCAAAAAGTAAGAGAATGGGCTTTAAGCAAAAATATTATTTGGAAGGAATTTCTACAATTTTCAGTTTTTAGAGGAAATTTAGATAGGAATAATTGGTCTAAAAATTGGCTAAAAAATTCCGAAAAAAACTTACTTAAAGCTCCATTAAAAATTACTACTATTAACTTTGATATTGGAGAAATACCCTCAGACGGAATTTTTACCTTTAAAAGAGAAACTTGTCCAGGAAGAATGCAAGGTGGAAGAAAGAAAGGTTTAGAGAGAATGCAATACTTCTTTAGTAATAAATTAGATTCTTATTCAAAAGATATTTCTAGCCCAGAAAAATCATTTGATAGTTGTTCAAGACTATCCCCATATATTTGTTGGGGATGCATTTCATTGAAAGAAATTTTTAATCAGGCAAATATATCAAAAAACAATAATTCCAGGATGTTAAAAAGTAGATTAACTTGGCATTGTCATTTTATTCAGAAACTTGAAAGTGAACCAGAACTAGAGTTTAGGGAATACCATCCTTTTTTTAAAAATATTAGAGAAAAAAATAATGAATTACTCTATTTATGGAGTTTAGGTAATACAGGCTTTCCTTTTATAGATGCATGTATGCGCTCATTAAATTTCAATGGATGGATTAACTTCAGGATGCGAGCTATGTTAATGTCTTTTGCTAGCTATAATTTATGGTTACCATGGCAAGATTCAGGTTCAGAATTAGCAAAAAAATTTATAGATTATGAGCCTGGAATACATTGGAATCAATGCCAAATGCAATCTGGGACTACATCTATAAATACCAATAGAATTTATAATCCCATTAAGCAGGGAAAAGATCATGATCCTCAAGGAAAATTTATAAAAAAATGGATACCAGAATTAAAGGATATTTCACATAATTTCATTCATGAACCATGGCTATTATCTAGATTTAATAAAGAAGAATATGAACAAATTAACTACATAAGACCAATAATTGATATCCGAAATAGCACTAAAACTGCAAAGAAAAAAATTCAGGAAATCACTAAAAAGGAAGGATATTGGGATATCTCAAAAGAAATTTATTTAAAACATGGCTCTAGGAAAAGGCATAGAAAAAATATAAATAATAAAAAAATTGTTTTTAAGAAAAAGGAAATACAATACGAACTGAAATTAGATATCTAA
- a CDS encoding TatA/E family twin arginine-targeting protein translocase has product MNIFGVGLPEVTVILILALLIFGPKKLPELGKQLGKTLKSLKKASNEFQNEIDQVMNEDDKEESPKSTENNQTNEINQEKIDSENKNVSNKENSNS; this is encoded by the coding sequence ATGAATATTTTTGGTGTAGGTTTGCCTGAAGTTACTGTAATACTTATATTAGCTCTTTTAATTTTTGGTCCAAAAAAGCTTCCAGAATTAGGAAAACAGCTTGGCAAAACTTTGAAAAGTCTTAAAAAAGCTTCGAATGAATTTCAAAATGAAATCGATCAAGTTATGAACGAAGATGATAAAGAGGAATCTCCTAAATCAACAGAAAACAATCAAACAAATGAAATTAATCAAGAAAAAATAGATTCAGAAAACAAGAATGTGTCAAATAAAGAAAACAGCAACAGCTAA
- a CDS encoding DUF3303 domain-containing protein, which produces MLFLISNKFTDANAQEKGSKMLKEWYDKGGPQNRPEGYDVKSWIFLPQHGNGYSVIDADSLETIWKQWSPWREILEFTIEPCADLHQTVALYC; this is translated from the coding sequence ATGTTGTTTCTAATTTCTAATAAATTTACTGATGCAAATGCCCAAGAGAAGGGATCCAAAATGTTAAAAGAATGGTACGACAAAGGAGGGCCACAAAATAGACCAGAGGGTTATGACGTTAAATCTTGGATTTTCTTACCTCAACATGGCAATGGGTACTCTGTTATAGATGCTGATTCTTTAGAAACTATTTGGAAACAGTGGAGTCCTTGGAGAGAGATATTGGAATTCACTATTGAACCTTGTGCAGATTTACATCAAACAGTAGCTCTATATTGTTAA
- the arfB gene encoding alternative ribosome rescue aminoacyl-tRNA hydrolase ArfB encodes MDLKITKTLVIPSNEIKWRFSRSSGPGGQNVNKIESRVEIIFNLEDSKVLNDYQKAILKINLKNKLVKNSLCLAVQEHRNQLLNRQLALMKFSSIIKDGLNKSFKFRKSTKPTKASQKKRIKFKKKRGELKKCRQKEKIYQVLEK; translated from the coding sequence ATGGATTTAAAAATTACTAAAACATTAGTAATACCATCAAATGAAATTAAGTGGAGATTTTCCAGATCCTCGGGTCCTGGAGGTCAGAATGTAAATAAAATTGAAAGCAGAGTGGAGATTATTTTTAATTTAGAAGATTCAAAAGTCCTAAATGATTATCAGAAAGCAATTCTTAAGATTAATTTGAAAAACAAATTAGTGAAAAATAGTTTATGTTTAGCGGTTCAAGAACATAGAAATCAATTACTAAATAGGCAGCTAGCCTTAATGAAATTTAGTTCAATCATAAAAGATGGTTTAAATAAATCATTTAAATTTAGAAAATCTACAAAACCTACTAAAGCATCGCAAAAGAAAAGAATTAAGTTTAAGAAAAAACGTGGCGAATTGAAAAAATGTAGACAAAAGGAAAAAATATATCAAGTATTAGAAAAATAA
- a CDS encoding putative quinol monooxygenase, translated as MSSFGSDTPFMLLAKLKVKEDKVAEYLEIADKTDKAVKTEEPGMLHHTFDQDPDDPLRFVWSEVYKNDDALLAHLANPALGVYLEAHVELGTDLSVEFYGTVGDKVIEAMNATGVPYKIFKTKFGYSRV; from the coding sequence ATGTCTAGTTTTGGATCAGACACTCCATTTATGCTTCTTGCAAAACTTAAAGTTAAGGAAGATAAGGTTGCAGAATACTTAGAAATTGCAGATAAGACAGATAAAGCTGTTAAAACTGAGGAACCAGGAATGCTCCATCATACTTTTGATCAAGATCCTGATGATCCTCTTCGTTTTGTATGGTCAGAAGTCTATAAAAATGATGATGCTTTACTGGCTCATTTAGCTAATCCAGCATTAGGTGTTTATCTTGAGGCTCATGTTGAACTGGGAACTGATCTTTCGGTTGAATTTTACGGAACTGTGGGAGATAAAGTTATTGAAGCCATGAATGCAACAGGAGTTCCATATAAGATCTTTAAAACAAAATTTGGTTATAGCAGAGTTTAA
- a CDS encoding phosphoenolpyruvate carboxykinase — MNQNSVKTIGIKDESRKDSYIVYVNQADGLKDILNRDFDEWSNFDSWESISVQQWIFSRALEVSRGKKIDIKCDCCEHNDFIPNDFESIKKEKCFGKKSAYIIEKVVDEIVLAKARRESDGTYSA, encoded by the coding sequence ATGAATCAAAATTCTGTCAAAACAATTGGGATTAAAGATGAATCAAGAAAAGATTCATACATAGTATATGTAAATCAGGCTGATGGATTAAAAGACATCCTTAATAGGGATTTTGATGAATGGTCTAATTTTGATAGTTGGGAAAGTATTTCAGTTCAGCAATGGATTTTTTCTAGGGCTTTGGAGGTTTCCAGAGGTAAGAAAATTGATATTAAATGTGATTGTTGTGAACATAATGATTTTATCCCAAATGATTTTGAGAGCATTAAAAAAGAAAAATGCTTTGGTAAAAAAAGTGCATATATTATTGAAAAAGTTGTAGATGAAATTGTATTAGCTAAGGCAAGAAGAGAAAGTGATGGAACATATTCTGCATAA
- a CDS encoding cupin domain-containing protein has translation MNPNKKNLEIIKHFNLSPHPEGGWYREIVRSENYLIREDGQSRNFITGIYYLLERDAKSAWHRVKNADEIWIYLRGDPLNLWCLDNDNKLIRNLILDSNNPVEMIPSGYWQAAKSKGEFTLVSCCVGPGFDFKDFELLRNTNHTSRLDKAINDLI, from the coding sequence GTGAATCCTAATAAAAAAAACCTAGAAATAATTAAACATTTTAATTTATCTCCTCATCCTGAAGGTGGATGGTATAGAGAGATAGTAAGGAGCGAAAATTATCTAATAAGGGAAGACGGCCAAAGTAGAAACTTTATTACGGGAATTTATTATCTTTTAGAGAGAGATGCGAAAAGTGCTTGGCACAGAGTAAAAAATGCAGATGAAATTTGGATTTATCTAAGGGGCGATCCTCTGAATTTATGGTGCTTAGATAATGATAATAAGTTAATAAGAAATTTAATTTTAGATTCTAATAATCCAGTAGAAATGATCCCATCTGGATACTGGCAAGCAGCAAAAAGTAAAGGAGAATTTACTTTGGTCAGTTGTTGTGTTGGTCCTGGATTTGATTTTAAGGATTTTGAATTGCTAAGAAATACAAATCATACTTCTAGATTAGATAAAGCAATTAATGATCTTATTTAA
- a CDS encoding DUF1651 domain-containing protein, translating to MNSNKDFWLIDSNFVGVMRFYKDKEYSDKSIVYMFIEEGIIMGIHGENPPLMKTRKKIVIEEARLLWQKLLNEGWQKTSKKW from the coding sequence TTGAATTCAAATAAAGATTTTTGGTTAATTGACTCCAATTTTGTGGGGGTGATGCGTTTTTATAAAGATAAAGAGTATTCTGATAAATCTATCGTTTATATGTTTATTGAAGAAGGGATTATTATGGGAATTCATGGGGAAAATCCTCCATTAATGAAAACTAGAAAAAAAATTGTTATTGAAGAAGCAAGATTATTATGGCAAAAATTGTTAAATGAAGGTTGGCAAAAAACTAGTAAAAAATGGTGA
- a CDS encoding DUF3764 family protein, which yields MSLETTVFTFKISVPYEEWAAVYDSQENIQMNKERGIVCLYKGVKKDDTTSVILIEQGEEGTSIAMFEDPAVKPLIESAGHIYDSTVISSYF from the coding sequence ATGTCTCTTGAAACTACTGTTTTTACATTCAAAATAAGCGTCCCTTATGAAGAATGGGCTGCAGTTTATGACAGCCAAGAAAATATACAAATGAATAAAGAACGTGGAATTGTTTGCTTATATAAAGGTGTTAAGAAAGATGATACAACCAGTGTAATTCTCATTGAACAGGGTGAAGAAGGTACATCAATAGCTATGTTTGAAGATCCAGCAGTGAAACCATTAATTGAGAGTGCAGGTCATATTTATGATTCAACTGTCATATCAAGTTACTTTTAA
- the thiD gene encoding bifunctional hydroxymethylpyrimidine kinase/phosphomethylpyrimidine kinase, translating into MYSKIALSIGGSDSGGGAGIQADLRTFMALKVHGCSVITCITAQNSKEVTCVEPVDKNTLLSQFDTLFADFGIDTLKTGMLLNEKIINDTASKLNTYKITKIIDPVMVSRTGSKLLEDSAINAYKKLLLPIADLVTPNIYEANLLSGLEIRSKEDIENSARNIIGLGAKAVLIKGGGLKDMKGKDFFLDLNGRKEWLFNNFINTKNTHGSGCTLSAAICGYKALGFGLLDSIEKAKLFVEKSLENSYKIGSGPGPLGHH; encoded by the coding sequence ATGTATTCTAAAATTGCACTTTCAATAGGAGGCAGTGACTCCGGGGGTGGAGCAGGTATACAGGCTGACTTGAGAACTTTTATGGCCCTTAAAGTACATGGCTGTTCTGTCATTACATGTATTACTGCACAAAATAGTAAGGAGGTGACATGTGTTGAACCAGTAGATAAGAATACTTTATTAAGTCAGTTCGATACTTTATTTGCTGATTTTGGTATTGATACCTTAAAAACTGGAATGTTGTTAAATGAAAAGATAATTAATGATACTGCTTCAAAATTAAATACATATAAAATAACCAAAATTATTGACCCAGTAATGGTTTCAAGAACTGGTTCTAAATTACTGGAAGATTCTGCAATTAATGCTTATAAAAAACTCTTATTACCAATTGCGGATTTGGTAACTCCAAATATTTATGAAGCAAATCTACTTTCTGGTTTAGAAATAAGGAGTAAAGAAGATATTGAAAATTCTGCAAGAAATATTATTGGTCTTGGAGCAAAAGCCGTACTTATAAAAGGTGGCGGTTTGAAAGATATGAAAGGGAAGGATTTTTTTCTTGACTTAAATGGTAGAAAAGAGTGGCTCTTTAATAATTTTATAAATACAAAAAATACCCACGGTAGCGGCTGTACTTTGAGTGCTGCTATTTGTGGTTATAAGGCTTTAGGTTTTGGTCTACTTGATTCCATAGAAAAAGCGAAATTATTTGTTGAGAAATCTTTAGAAAATTCTTATAAAATAGGATCTGGCCCTGGTCCCTTAGGCCATCATTAA
- a CDS encoding TenA family protein, giving the protein MKITKKLWEDNYEIALLSLNTKFVQGLKNGILPKNIFQEYLAQDYFFLETFAKAYGLAVSKSKDKYSIRKLSELLMGVSEELILHETYAKEWDIDLSNNYIKKATKNYTDFLDDTSKRLSSVEIMFAMTPCMRLYSWIGKSLYKQDFDIKYKEWIITYSDESFEKLANSLENLIETNKETYDIDQAKYLYRRAMELELDFFNAYSDF; this is encoded by the coding sequence ATGAAAATAACAAAAAAACTTTGGGAGGATAATTATGAAATTGCTTTACTAAGTTTAAATACAAAATTTGTTCAAGGTTTAAAGAATGGAATTCTACCTAAAAATATATTTCAAGAATATTTAGCTCAAGATTATTTCTTTTTAGAGACTTTTGCTAAGGCATATGGTCTTGCCGTTTCTAAATCAAAAGATAAGTACTCTATAAGGAAGTTGAGTGAACTGTTAATGGGCGTTTCAGAGGAGTTAATACTACATGAAACTTATGCAAAAGAATGGGATATTGATTTGTCTAACAACTATATAAAAAAAGCTACTAAAAATTATACAGATTTCCTTGATGATACTTCCAAAAGACTTAGCTCTGTTGAAATAATGTTTGCGATGACGCCATGTATGCGACTTTATTCTTGGATAGGTAAAAGTTTGTACAAGCAGGATTTTGACATTAAATATAAAGAATGGATAATTACTTACTCTGATGAGAGCTTTGAAAAGCTAGCAAATTCACTTGAAAATCTTATTGAGACTAATAAAGAAACATATGATATTGATCAGGCCAAATATTTATACAGGAGAGCTATGGAATTGGAGTTAGATTTTTTTAATGCATATTCAGATTTCTAA
- a CDS encoding DUF3303 domain-containing protein → MAYYHVHGLIPDGISQSEGYKMFEQYIASGAPMDNFDGFELISRFHAPETGEVFVTFKADNHLAISQHFGVWRAKFGLDWNITAVLNDDEVIQRNKQVADAVAAMG, encoded by the coding sequence ATGGCTTACTATCACGTTCATGGACTTATTCCAGACGGAATTTCTCAGTCCGAAGGTTACAAAATGTTTGAGCAGTATATTGCTTCCGGTGCACCAATGGATAATTTTGATGGATTTGAATTGATAAGTAGATTCCATGCGCCTGAAACAGGGGAGGTTTTTGTAACTTTCAAGGCTGATAATCACTTAGCAATATCTCAACATTTTGGAGTGTGGAGAGCGAAATTTGGACTTGATTGGAATATCACTGCCGTTTTAAATGATGATGAGGTTATTCAAAGAAACAAACAAGTTGCTGATGCTGTTGCCGCAATGGGATAA
- a CDS encoding CPBP family intramembrane glutamic endopeptidase: protein MILIKSFFLLRPRFLSTLFFIPILYGIGWALSQPLLLFNFKEEQLSLIGTIIAFLLFIFLLSNWFYIRWNIKSAWVLIGITKHKFLKNFVNFSQGILFALVLIILILFPLLQKNYISWTGEFSPIILLNSIALGLGVGFAEEIIFRGWLLEELKFEYSIKISIALQAIVFSFVHNISTEIFWNIIGLRLGFILLGIFLSFVRIRDKGSLWNCIGIHGGLVGIWFFINNGLIEFKENTPSFLAGPFTQNIPNPIGSFTAILILLLLCIFYAIKSKNIFSRPS from the coding sequence ATGATATTAATTAAAAGTTTTTTTCTTTTAAGGCCAAGATTCTTATCCACTTTATTTTTTATTCCAATTCTTTACGGCATTGGCTGGGCTTTATCTCAGCCATTATTATTGTTTAATTTTAAAGAAGAACAATTATCATTAATTGGTACTATTATAGCTTTCTTACTTTTTATCTTTTTACTCTCAAATTGGTTTTATATCAGATGGAATATAAAAAGTGCATGGGTACTTATTGGGATAACTAAACACAAATTCTTAAAAAACTTTGTCAATTTTTCTCAAGGTATTTTATTTGCTTTAGTTTTAATAATTCTAATTCTATTTCCACTATTGCAAAAAAACTATATTTCTTGGACAGGTGAATTCTCGCCTATCATATTGTTAAATTCTATTGCACTTGGATTAGGGGTTGGATTCGCAGAGGAAATAATTTTTAGGGGCTGGTTACTAGAAGAATTAAAATTTGAATATAGTATAAAAATATCAATCGCTTTACAAGCTATAGTTTTTAGCTTCGTTCATAATATATCCACTGAGATCTTTTGGAACATAATTGGATTGCGTTTAGGATTTATTTTACTTGGGATATTTCTATCTTTTGTAAGAATCAGAGATAAAGGTTCTTTGTGGAATTGCATAGGAATTCATGGAGGACTTGTGGGTATTTGGTTCTTTATAAACAACGGATTAATAGAATTTAAAGAAAATACACCTTCTTTTTTAGCAGGGCCTTTTACACAAAATATCCCAAACCCAATAGGCAGCTTTACTGCGATTTTAATATTACTATTATTATGTATTTTTTATGCCATAAAATCAAAAAATATTTTTTCTAGACCTTCTTAA
- a CDS encoding small RNA NsiR4-regulated ssr1528 family protein codes for MKRTGMQAVDRAIQNGVDLDGTPIPPKMLDLYNRIMDEENKRQRSGVKKSMRNRCVKTGSKHFDKETLNQLLIDSGWEGLKEKEIIFFYN; via the coding sequence ATGAAGAGAACGGGAATGCAGGCTGTTGATCGTGCTATTCAAAATGGAGTGGATCTTGACGGTACTCCAATCCCTCCAAAAATGCTAGATCTATATAACAGAATTATGGATGAGGAGAATAAAAGACAAAGGAGTGGTGTAAAAAAATCAATGAGGAATAGATGCGTCAAAACTGGTTCTAAGCATTTTGATAAAGAAACATTAAATCAATTATTAATTGACTCAGGATGGGAAGGTCTTAAAGAAAAGGAAATTATATTTTTTTATAACTAA
- a CDS encoding DUF1651 domain-containing protein produces MTKSYWLINSKRTEVKRFIKNDKSVEGVFEYMFVDTGKIVGVFGKEPPVMTTTISVDIDLAREIYERLISHGWSKTEEVWNKNGR; encoded by the coding sequence ATGACTAAATCTTATTGGTTGATTAACTCAAAAAGAACAGAAGTAAAAAGATTTATCAAAAATGATAAGAGTGTAGAGGGTGTTTTTGAGTACATGTTTGTAGATACTGGAAAAATAGTTGGTGTGTTTGGAAAAGAACCACCTGTAATGACAACAACAATTTCTGTAGATATAGATTTGGCTAGAGAAATTTATGAAAGGTTAATCTCTCATGGATGGAGTAAAACTGAGGAAGTTTGGAATAAAAATGGGAGATAA
- a CDS encoding peroxiredoxin has translation MQIGDKIPEFSLLDQNGIKRSNKGLKNPLVLFFYPKDDTPGCTIEVCGFRDKYDLFKVLGAQVWGVSNGSTSSHLAFANKNKLQYPLLCDTNDSLRKTFKVPKVLGIMDGRVTYVIDRKGTVRHIFRDLLNGPEHIKEAIRVLKEIQNQ, from the coding sequence TTGCAGATCGGAGATAAAATTCCAGAATTTTCTTTACTGGATCAAAATGGAATTAAAAGATCAAATAAGGGATTAAAAAATCCCCTTGTGTTGTTTTTTTATCCAAAAGATGATACCCCTGGTTGTACCATAGAAGTTTGCGGATTTAGAGATAAATATGACTTATTTAAAGTATTAGGTGCGCAAGTTTGGGGAGTAAGTAATGGAAGTACCTCAAGTCATTTAGCATTTGCCAATAAAAATAAATTACAATATCCACTACTTTGCGATACGAATGACTCTCTTCGGAAAACTTTTAAAGTTCCCAAAGTATTAGGTATTATGGATGGTAGAGTAACTTACGTTATCGATCGCAAAGGCACAGTTAGGCATATTTTTAGAGATTTATTGAATGGTCCAGAACACATTAAAGAGGCTATTAGAGTACTTAAGGAAATTCAAAATCAATAA
- a CDS encoding PD-(D/E)XK nuclease family protein → MIDLKRNSKKEPVRATGLRTRASSSYSPNQKEDFKISRGRFSNFLTCKRCFYLDRVKGLDPPGTPGWTLNETTDLLLKKEFDYCRERQIPHRLFIDNDLSHLVPFDHPEIDDWRNSLHKGLMLRHKETNIILTGGVDDIWQHKITKELIVVDYKSQAKLGRVDKQDYLDDPYHEGYKIQMDFYAYLLKGMGFDVHKTSYFLVCNAKRDDEEFNKRMNFDEYLVPYDWNIDWIEEEIDSMVSLMNNDQIPEPNLSCKNCAYSEQYAKLVCNSVKDDSEEIQGNLF, encoded by the coding sequence ATGATAGATCTGAAAAGGAATAGTAAAAAGGAACCTGTAAGAGCAACTGGATTAAGAACGAGAGCATCTTCCTCTTACTCTCCTAATCAGAAAGAGGATTTCAAAATAAGTAGAGGAAGGTTTTCCAATTTTTTAACCTGTAAAAGATGTTTTTACTTGGATAGAGTAAAAGGTTTAGACCCACCTGGAACACCTGGATGGACTTTAAATGAAACTACTGATTTACTGTTAAAAAAAGAATTTGATTATTGCCGAGAAAGACAAATTCCACATAGATTATTTATCGATAATGATTTAAGTCATCTAGTTCCTTTTGATCATCCTGAGATAGATGATTGGCGTAATTCACTCCACAAAGGATTGATGCTTCGTCATAAGGAAACAAACATAATCTTGACTGGAGGAGTTGATGATATTTGGCAGCATAAGATTACAAAGGAATTAATAGTTGTTGATTACAAATCTCAGGCAAAACTTGGGAGAGTAGATAAACAAGATTATCTTGATGATCCATATCATGAAGGATATAAAATCCAAATGGATTTCTATGCATATCTTCTAAAAGGAATGGGATTTGATGTCCATAAAACATCCTATTTTTTAGTTTGTAATGCAAAAAGAGATGATGAAGAATTTAATAAAAGAATGAATTTTGACGAATATTTAGTTCCTTATGATTGGAATATTGATTGGATTGAAGAAGAAATAGATTCAATGGTTTCTTTGATGAATAATGACCAGATTCCTGAACCAAATTTATCCTGTAAAAACTGCGCTTATTCCGAGCAATATGCCAAGTTGGTATGTAATTCTGTGAAAGATGATAGTGAAGAAATTCAAGGAAATCTTTTTTAA
- the pip gene encoding prolyl aminopeptidase: MKNQVLFPKIEVREKGFLQVSEIHTIYWERSGNPNGKKILVIHGGPGGGSQPRYRRYFDPDKFDIIQFDQRGCGYSTPFSELNENTTNHLVDDIEKLRMLLKIDSWHLFGGSWGSTLSLIYAIKNPSRVMSLTLRGIFLCRKFELLWFYQYGASEIFPDEFEEYISVIPKEERNDLISSFYKYLTSSDANLRSKAAAAWTKWELSTSHLINKKFDFDKSKVNSFSDAFARIECHYFINNIFLEDDFILKYIKTIESIPTKIIQGRYDVVCPVRSAWDLNKKLKNSELIIVNDAGHSMSEKGISIELIKAVKGIQNL; this comes from the coding sequence ATGAAAAATCAAGTCTTGTTTCCTAAAATTGAAGTGCGGGAAAAGGGTTTTTTACAAGTTAGTGAAATTCACACTATATATTGGGAAAGATCTGGTAATCCAAATGGCAAAAAAATACTTGTTATTCATGGAGGTCCAGGAGGAGGAAGTCAACCAAGATATAGAAGATACTTTGATCCAGATAAATTCGATATTATTCAATTTGACCAGAGAGGCTGCGGTTATTCAACTCCTTTCTCCGAATTAAATGAAAATACGACTAATCATTTAGTTGATGATATTGAGAAATTAAGGATGCTATTAAAAATAGATAGTTGGCATTTGTTTGGTGGATCTTGGGGTTCAACACTTTCACTTATATATGCAATTAAAAATCCCTCAAGAGTTATGAGCTTAACTTTGCGAGGAATATTTTTATGTAGAAAGTTTGAATTATTATGGTTCTATCAATATGGTGCAAGTGAGATATTCCCTGATGAATTTGAAGAATATATTTCTGTAATACCAAAAGAAGAAAGAAATGATTTGATAAGTTCTTTTTATAAATATCTAACATCTTCAGATGCCAATCTTAGATCAAAAGCAGCAGCAGCTTGGACAAAATGGGAACTCTCAACTAGTCATTTAATAAATAAAAAATTCGATTTTGATAAGTCCAAAGTTAATTCTTTTTCAGATGCCTTTGCAAGGATAGAATGTCATTATTTTATTAATAATATTTTCTTAGAAGATGATTTTATTTTGAAATATATAAAAACAATAGAATCGATTCCAACAAAAATAATTCAAGGTAGGTATGACGTTGTATGTCCTGTTAGGAGTGCGTGGGATCTGAATAAGAAATTAAAGAATTCTGAATTAATTATTGTTAATGATGCTGGTCATTCTATGAGTGAAAAAGGTATCAGTATCGAATTAATAAAAGCTGTAAAAGGAATTCAAAATCTTTAA